From a single Bacillus pseudomycoides DSM 12442 genomic region:
- a CDS encoding VOC family protein codes for MLISRVTLYSNALEEMKDFYLNKLDFQLLHSSEMSFSIQVGESELEFRKNNLNSKPFYHFAFNIPSNQFSEAKEWAKKKVVLNVEDGEDEVYFSRSNAHSFYFMDPAGNIVEFISRHTTSPESNEPFSIDSILNMSEMNLTTDEVLEVGNQLIEYGISVRDGEALSDGFHFMGENGVYLLLGPSGRRWFFSDLDAEVHPLMLEIDNEKQIEINRQGECNISIKK; via the coding sequence ATGTTGATAAGTAGGGTTACTTTATACAGTAACGCATTAGAAGAAATGAAAGATTTCTATTTAAATAAATTAGATTTTCAGTTATTACATAGTAGTGAAATGAGTTTTAGCATCCAAGTGGGAGAGAGTGAATTAGAATTTCGAAAAAATAATTTGAATAGCAAGCCTTTTTATCATTTTGCTTTCAATATACCGTCCAATCAGTTTTCTGAAGCAAAAGAATGGGCAAAAAAGAAGGTCGTTTTAAATGTAGAAGATGGAGAGGATGAAGTATATTTTTCACGCTCTAATGCACATTCGTTCTATTTTATGGATCCTGCGGGGAATATTGTAGAGTTTATCTCTAGGCATACTACATCTCCAGAAAGTAATGAACCTTTCTCTATTGATTCGATATTAAATATGAGTGAAATGAATTTGACGACAGATGAAGTTCTTGAAGTAGGGAATCAATTGATAGAATATGGGATTTCAGTAAGAGACGGAGAAGCATTAAGTGATGGTTTTCACTTTATGGGAGAAAACGGAGTCTACTTATTATTAGGGCCATCAGGGCGTCGATGGTTTTTCTCGGATTTAGATGCAGAAGTTCATCCGTTAATGCTAGAGATTGATAACGAAAAACAGATTGAGATAAATAGACAAGGAGAATGTAATATATCCATTAAGAAGTAA
- a CDS encoding hotdog domain-containing protein, which produces MSLKVGDIITFERTFTVKDVELFTEVSGDEGIHHITPDEQGRLVTQGLLTATLPTKIGGDNNVLARTMNFEFLRPVFTGDTIICEAKIEKYERQENHRTAIIASFSCKNQNEKVVLKGNFSGVIL; this is translated from the coding sequence ATGTCTTTAAAAGTCGGAGATATAATTACGTTTGAACGAACTTTTACAGTAAAAGATGTTGAATTATTTACAGAGGTTTCAGGTGATGAAGGGATTCACCATATAACCCCAGATGAACAGGGAAGACTTGTAACTCAAGGGTTACTAACGGCAACTCTACCAACGAAAATAGGTGGAGATAATAACGTACTGGCTCGTACTATGAATTTTGAGTTTTTAAGACCTGTATTTACTGGGGATACAATAATTTGTGAAGCTAAAATTGAAAAATACGAAAGGCAAGAAAATCATAGAACAGCTATTATCGCATCCTTTTCATGTAAAAACCAGAATGAAAAAGTAGTATTAAAAGGCAACTTTTCAGGTGTAATACTGTGA
- a CDS encoding DUF3784 domain-containing protein, with translation MALFASPSLCIIAIISFALSYFVGVKQYTWLLSGFNEKRVQDKQKLANIVGLYNLAAGVIAAIGSVFTTPNIQIIVPIIIVGHVVLAAYVNTRMVH, from the coding sequence ATGGCCCTATTCGCTTCTCCATCATTATGTATCATCGCTATAATTTCTTTCGCATTATCTTACTTTGTAGGAGTAAAACAGTATACTTGGCTCTTATCTGGATTTAACGAAAAGCGTGTACAAGATAAGCAAAAACTAGCAAACATAGTTGGGCTTTATAACTTAGCAGCTGGTGTTATTGCGGCAATTGGTAGCGTCTTCACTACGCCCAACATACAAATTATTGTTCCTATTATTATCGTTGGACATGTTGTATTAGCAGCTTATGTGAACACAAGAATGGTTCACTAA
- a CDS encoding MerR family DNA-binding transcriptional regulator: protein MYTVGQFSTICGVSIKTLHYYDEIHLVKPLHTDSVTGYFIE, encoded by the coding sequence ATGTATACAGTTGGACAGTTTTCAACAATATGTGGTGTATCCATTAAAACGTTACATTATTATGATGAAATTCATCTTGTGAAACCGCTGCATACTGATTCTGTAACAGGATATTTTATCGAATAG
- a CDS encoding MazG nucleotide pyrophosphohydrolase domain-containing protein: protein MKLSEFQQYVSNFSKEKGFADTTIEERTMYLMAELGELTEAVLRRNDDDNIKREIGLEMFDVIWNVCDLANKLEIDLEEAFQEKMEINRDREW from the coding sequence GTGAAGCTTTCTGAATTTCAGCAGTATGTATCAAATTTTAGTAAAGAAAAAGGGTTTGCGGATACGACAATTGAGGAGCGTACAATGTATTTGATGGCTGAACTAGGGGAACTAACAGAAGCGGTATTAAGGCGAAATGATGATGATAATATAAAAAGAGAAATAGGCTTAGAAATGTTTGATGTAATTTGGAATGTGTGTGATTTAGCGAATAAATTAGAAATTGATTTAGAGGAAGCATTTCAGGAAAAGATGGAAATCAATCGAGATAGAGAGTGGTAA
- a CDS encoding HAD family hydrolase — MNLKYKCLILDHDDTAVKSTPDIHYPSFVEALKDLRPNETPLSLEEFVSNCFHPGFLSLCKDIIRFTPEEQEHQQKVWKKYTESKIPDFYEGFPELVREFKRQGGIVTVVSHSESSRIKRDYEKHCGFVPDAVFGWELEENQRKPHPYPVKKILSMFHLHEDEVIVLDDLKPALEMAKSCNVTFAAAGWSHHIPKIRKRMEEESDYYFESVEKFKEFIFNE; from the coding sequence GTGAACTTAAAATATAAATGTTTAATACTAGATCATGATGATACAGCAGTAAAAAGTACACCGGATATACATTATCCATCATTTGTAGAAGCTTTAAAAGATTTAAGACCTAATGAAACGCCATTATCATTAGAAGAGTTTGTTTCAAATTGTTTTCATCCTGGTTTTCTGAGTTTATGTAAAGATATTATTCGTTTTACACCAGAAGAGCAAGAGCACCAACAAAAAGTTTGGAAAAAATACACCGAATCGAAAATTCCAGACTTTTATGAAGGGTTTCCTGAATTGGTACGGGAGTTCAAGAGACAGGGCGGAATTGTAACGGTTGTTTCTCACTCTGAAAGTAGTCGCATTAAGAGGGATTATGAAAAGCATTGTGGATTTGTCCCAGATGCAGTGTTTGGATGGGAGTTAGAAGAAAATCAGAGAAAGCCACATCCGTATCCAGTGAAAAAGATTTTGTCTATGTTTCATCTACATGAAGATGAAGTCATCGTATTAGATGACTTGAAGCCTGCACTAGAAATGGCAAAGAGCTGCAACGTTACATTTGCAGCAGCTGGTTGGTCGCATCATATTCCGAAAATTAGAAAGCGAATGGAAGAGGAATCAGATTATTATTTTGAGAGTGTAGAGAAGTTTAAAGAATTTATCTTTAATGAGTAA
- a CDS encoding winged helix-turn-helix transcriptional regulator — MKMNQNFPIATTLEVIGGKWKSSILCILMNGKQRTHELKRAIPDITQKVLTQQLRQLEADGIIHRTVYQEVPPRVEYTISEYGKSLIQIMNELCEWGKDHQVKRLSK; from the coding sequence ATGAAGATGAATCAGAACTTCCCTATCGCTACTACCCTTGAAGTCATCGGAGGAAAATGGAAGAGTAGTATTTTATGCATTCTCATGAACGGAAAGCAGCGGACACACGAACTGAAACGTGCGATCCCAGATATTACACAAAAAGTTCTGACGCAACAATTGCGACAACTTGAAGCTGATGGGATTATCCATCGTACTGTATATCAAGAAGTTCCACCAAGAGTTGAATACACAATAAGCGAATACGGAAAATCTTTAATTCAAATTATGAATGAACTGTGTGAATGGGGAAAAGATCATCAAGTCAAAAGATTATCAAAATAA
- a CDS encoding NAD(P)H-dependent oxidoreductase — protein MKTLVIVAHPDIEKSRINKRWIEELEKYSNEITVHELYKAAPNWEFDVDYEQRLLLEHDRYIFQFPLYWYSSPPLLKKWFDDVLTYGFAYGSTGDKVRNKEFGLAISIGGLETQYKDGFTMNELTKPFQATCLYTGMKFIPTFTLYGAEYQLKDEDIERSAAEYINYIMNKSNLYI, from the coding sequence ATGAAAACACTTGTAATTGTAGCACATCCAGATATTGAAAAATCAAGAATTAATAAAAGATGGATAGAAGAACTGGAGAAATATTCTAATGAGATAACAGTACATGAATTGTATAAAGCGGCTCCCAATTGGGAATTCGATGTTGATTATGAACAAAGACTATTATTAGAACACGATCGTTATATATTTCAATTTCCGCTCTATTGGTATAGTTCACCACCATTATTAAAAAAGTGGTTTGATGATGTGCTGACGTACGGTTTTGCATATGGTTCTACAGGGGATAAAGTACGTAATAAAGAATTTGGTTTGGCGATTTCTATAGGGGGATTAGAAACGCAGTATAAAGATGGGTTTACAATGAACGAACTAACAAAACCATTTCAGGCAACTTGTCTATACACAGGAATGAAGTTCATACCAACATTTACGTTGTATGGAGCAGAATACCAACTAAAGGATGAAGATATCGAAAGAAGTGCAGCTGAGTATATTAACTATATTATGAATAAAAGTAATCTTTATATATGA
- a CDS encoding VOC family protein yields MRLNHLNLCVDDLSEARHFFETFFDFQFLKQKGKALVIMSDENGFILVLSDPKAFKGQKTIRYPEAFHIGFLVETSSEVDQAYNRLVAGGIEIDKEPYTMRGSSYGFYFTVFNGLLIEVSCLVYKDGKKVSKVNDTPLT; encoded by the coding sequence ATGAGGTTAAACCATTTAAATCTATGTGTTGATGATTTATCAGAAGCTAGACATTTCTTTGAGACATTTTTTGATTTTCAATTTTTAAAACAAAAAGGAAAGGCTCTTGTAATAATGAGTGATGAGAATGGATTTATTCTCGTGTTAAGTGATCCGAAAGCATTCAAAGGGCAAAAGACTATTAGATATCCTGAAGCTTTTCATATTGGATTTTTAGTGGAAACTTCAAGTGAAGTTGATCAAGCATATAATCGCTTAGTAGCTGGAGGCATTGAAATAGACAAGGAACCTTATACAATGAGAGGTAGTAGTTATGGATTTTATTTTACAGTATTTAATGGTTTATTAATTGAAGTTTCTTGTCTTGTCTATAAAGATGGTAAGAAAGTTTCAAAAGTCAATGACACACCCCTTACATAA
- a CDS encoding GNAT family N-acetyltransferase, producing the protein MYNLTTIQNIFGPSKKVLNGLPNAVTIEEMDEDSFYDAQNYKEQIKKFEELCSNWNVKRASILLDKSFNSYTLSAKVLREFGFELYAAKIEVFRKLSDSVTLEKQYDFCSIDVGTLSEEEFKSLWERCMSDSDNKSSSLNINEHFHAIQAELGKGWEKSCIAFYDKEQPIGISIPHIEPGTKNEGRLFYFGLLPEERGKGLSAHIHLQSLYMLEQMGATYYIGSTHMTNEKMQKVFWKNGCSIRTETELYCKIFK; encoded by the coding sequence ATGTACAATCTTACAACTATTCAAAACATATTTGGCCCCTCGAAAAAAGTATTAAATGGTTTGCCAAATGCAGTAACAATTGAAGAAATGGATGAAGATTCTTTTTATGATGCTCAAAATTATAAAGAGCAGATAAAAAAGTTTGAAGAGCTTTGTTCAAATTGGAATGTAAAAAGAGCAAGCATTTTACTAGATAAAAGTTTCAACAGTTATACTCTGAGTGCAAAAGTGTTACGTGAATTTGGCTTTGAGCTTTATGCAGCGAAAATAGAGGTGTTTCGTAAGCTTTCGGATAGCGTAACTCTAGAAAAACAGTATGATTTTTGCTCTATAGACGTAGGGACGTTGTCTGAAGAGGAATTTAAGTCGCTTTGGGAACGATGTATGTCAGATTCGGACAACAAATCATCAAGTCTTAACATTAATGAACATTTTCATGCTATACAAGCAGAATTAGGTAAGGGGTGGGAAAAATCATGTATTGCTTTTTATGATAAAGAGCAACCGATTGGAATATCCATTCCTCATATTGAACCTGGTACGAAGAATGAAGGTCGATTATTTTATTTTGGACTATTGCCGGAGGAACGTGGAAAAGGACTTAGTGCTCATATCCATCTTCAATCTTTATACATGTTAGAACAGATGGGGGCTACTTATTATATTGGAAGTACTCATATGACAAATGAAAAAATGCAAAAGGTTTTTTGGAAAAACGGATGCTCTATAAGGACAGAAACGGAATTGTATTGCAAAATATTTAAATAA
- a CDS encoding PhzF family phenazine biosynthesis protein: protein MKEIKVFHYDAFSTKPNMGNPAGLVIDAEGLTNDEMQLIAKKVGFNESSFVLPSNVADIRIRYFTPGHEMNLCGHATVGTIFALHERGLLKGKRNLTIETKASVLPVHIDIDENGESFIKMRQTAPQFQKFDGSIEELAHSIGLHGNDLDETLPIVYGSTGIWTLLVPIKTLDAFQRMKPNNEEFPSILKEVPKASIHPLCLETYDEAAHMHGRHFSSPYSGTIEDPVTGTASGVMGAYYAKFLKKDFNSEMKFIVEQGQEMNKDGRVAVYVTKKQEDESLQIEISGTAVYVKEFQISI from the coding sequence ATGAAGGAAATAAAAGTTTTCCATTATGATGCATTTAGTACAAAGCCGAATATGGGAAATCCAGCTGGGCTTGTAATAGATGCAGAAGGATTAACTAATGATGAAATGCAGCTTATTGCAAAAAAAGTAGGATTTAACGAATCGTCTTTTGTGCTTCCTTCGAATGTAGCGGATATAAGGATCCGTTATTTTACACCAGGGCATGAAATGAATCTTTGCGGACATGCGACAGTGGGAACTATATTTGCACTTCACGAAAGAGGGCTACTGAAGGGGAAACGAAATCTCACAATCGAAACGAAAGCGAGTGTTTTACCAGTACATATAGATATAGATGAAAATGGAGAATCATTTATTAAAATGAGACAAACGGCGCCACAGTTTCAAAAGTTTGATGGTTCCATTGAAGAGTTAGCGCACAGCATTGGACTTCATGGGAATGATTTAGATGAAACGCTACCAATTGTGTATGGGAGTACTGGAATTTGGACTTTATTAGTTCCAATTAAAACGTTGGATGCTTTTCAAAGAATGAAACCAAATAATGAAGAGTTTCCATCTATTCTAAAAGAAGTACCGAAGGCATCGATTCATCCTCTTTGTTTAGAGACGTATGATGAAGCAGCACATATGCATGGCCGTCATTTTTCATCACCTTATTCTGGAACGATAGAAGACCCAGTGACGGGAACGGCTTCTGGGGTAATGGGAGCTTACTATGCTAAGTTTTTGAAAAAAGATTTTAATAGTGAAATGAAATTCATTGTGGAACAAGGGCAAGAAATGAATAAAGATGGTCGGGTCGCTGTTTATGTAACAAAGAAGCAGGAAGATGAGTCCCTACAAATTGAGATTTCTGGAACTGCAGTGTATGTAAAAGAATTTCAAATTTCGATTTGA
- a CDS encoding Nif3-like dinuclear metal center hexameric protein, which produces MNIAGFKNSIEMLFGEHLHKYGDDEYGFTNISKEEFCKIGYTTNLTLETIEEARVNQVDMIITHHAPWSFLFGMEESCVEKLKEYEINHFWIHLPLDFVNFGTCTSLFNEIEIDKILEYSSYEEEELPGIGEYESPILLYDLVERVEERLEEKVKAWKNHNRPVKRVAILTGAGNNTNIIKRALEKGCDTYITGEKTLYTVQYAKFKGINLIVGSHTFTEVFGVESLAYKLKELNRALEITRLYEEHLE; this is translated from the coding sequence ATGAATATAGCAGGGTTTAAAAATTCGATTGAAATGTTATTTGGAGAGCATCTTCATAAATATGGTGATGATGAATATGGCTTCACCAATATTAGCAAAGAGGAATTTTGTAAAATAGGTTATACAACGAACCTAACGCTGGAAACAATCGAAGAAGCACGAGTAAATCAAGTCGATATGATCATTACACATCATGCACCGTGGAGCTTTTTATTCGGTATGGAAGAATCTTGTGTTGAGAAATTAAAAGAATATGAAATCAATCATTTTTGGATACACTTACCTTTAGATTTTGTGAATTTTGGAACTTGCACTTCATTATTTAACGAAATTGAGATTGATAAAATACTCGAATATTCTTCGTATGAGGAAGAAGAGTTACCTGGGATTGGAGAATATGAATCTCCTATTTTATTGTATGATTTAGTGGAAAGAGTAGAAGAGAGATTAGAGGAAAAGGTAAAAGCGTGGAAGAATCATAATCGTCCGGTGAAACGAGTAGCAATCTTAACAGGAGCAGGGAACAACACAAATATTATAAAAAGAGCATTGGAAAAAGGTTGCGATACATATATAACGGGAGAGAAAACGTTATATACAGTTCAATATGCAAAATTTAAGGGAATCAATCTTATTGTTGGTAGTCATACGTTTACGGAAGTTTTTGGAGTGGAAAGTTTAGCTTATAAATTAAAAGAGCTGAATCGGGCATTAGAAATTACTAGATTATATGAAGAGCATTTGGAGTGA
- a CDS encoding NUDIX domain-containing protein: MPTIYANYGESRVKLTWLKANTLPDYEGITSVHGFCFYKDKVVLIDHHSRSWDFPGGHLEQKETPEECFQREAWEEGYVKGECTLLGYIIVDHSENPNWNENDSYPKIGYQPFYRMDITEVHDFNGEYESNRRIFVKPSEVTLYYPKWNEIYDEIVAAALLVSER, encoded by the coding sequence ATGCCAACGATATACGCGAACTATGGGGAATCAAGGGTGAAGTTAACATGGCTAAAAGCAAATACATTACCAGATTATGAAGGGATTACGAGTGTCCATGGTTTTTGTTTTTATAAAGATAAGGTTGTATTAATAGATCATCATAGTCGTAGTTGGGATTTTCCTGGAGGGCATCTTGAACAGAAGGAAACGCCAGAAGAATGTTTTCAGAGAGAGGCATGGGAAGAAGGGTATGTGAAAGGGGAATGTACCTTGCTTGGATATATCATTGTAGACCATAGTGAAAATCCAAATTGGAATGAAAATGATTCATATCCCAAAATAGGATATCAACCGTTTTACCGGATGGATATTACAGAAGTTCATGATTTTAATGGAGAGTATGAATCGAATAGAAGAATATTTGTGAAGCCGAGCGAGGTTACATTGTATTATCCAAAGTGGAATGAGATTTATGATGAAATAGTAGCTGCTGCATTATTGGTTTCAGAAAGATAG
- a CDS encoding aminoglycoside phosphotransferase family protein has protein sequence MNISEIIEQLVVNEVITDYPKGYKKLTGGTTSRLYLLEGKEQCVVKLNEPKVIEEEAYFLDFYENESIFPKLLYVDPLNRYMVYSFIPGSTSYHARDKRDILCTLVQKVIDRYKPAMSMDQWGWKEGPVDSWQDFLLNRVMEANENVKSYITQEEFHSVLKLVHSPNRTAHSNQPYVLHGDCGFHNFIFKEHKLYGVIDPLPVLGDPIYDLIYAFCSTPEDLTKETIDYVVEQCVFHKNTKGKVLYEEVLIGLYLRLETCIRHHPEDLEAYLIAWRYWINELQ, from the coding sequence ATGAATATTTCGGAAATTATTGAACAATTGGTTGTTAATGAAGTTATTACTGATTATCCGAAAGGGTACAAAAAATTAACTGGCGGTACTACAAGTAGACTGTATCTTCTAGAAGGAAAAGAGCAGTGTGTTGTAAAGTTGAATGAACCAAAGGTCATTGAAGAAGAAGCGTATTTTCTTGATTTTTATGAAAATGAAAGTATATTTCCTAAGCTTTTGTATGTAGACCCGCTCAATAGATATATGGTCTATTCATTTATCCCTGGTTCCACAAGTTATCATGCTCGGGATAAAAGAGATATTCTTTGTACACTTGTACAGAAAGTGATTGATAGATATAAACCAGCTATGAGTATGGATCAGTGGGGATGGAAAGAAGGACCGGTAGACTCTTGGCAGGATTTTCTTTTAAACAGAGTGATGGAGGCTAATGAGAATGTAAAATCTTACATTACACAAGAAGAGTTTCATAGTGTTCTTAAATTAGTACACAGTCCAAATAGAACGGCACATAGCAATCAACCATATGTATTACATGGGGATTGTGGATTCCATAATTTTATATTTAAGGAGCATAAATTATATGGTGTGATTGATCCTTTGCCAGTTTTGGGAGATCCAATATATGATTTAATTTATGCATTTTGTTCGACGCCTGAAGATTTAACGAAAGAAACTATAGACTATGTAGTAGAACAATGTGTATTTCATAAGAATACAAAGGGAAAAGTTTTATATGAAGAAGTACTAATAGGGTTGTACCTTCGATTAGAAACTTGTATCAGGCATCATCCTGAAGATTTAGAAGCCTATTTAATAGCATGGCGTTATTGGATAAATGAGCTTCAGTAA
- a CDS encoding MBL fold metallo-hydrolase: protein MKNFICTTCGVQYAASVEEPVNCMICNEERQYINPKGQSWTTLEDLQESNTYKNEIIEEETGLYSITTKPEFAIGQTTYLVKTDSYNLLWDCITYFDENTIEKVKELGELDAIALSHPHYYSTQVEWAERFDVPIYIHEDDKQWVMRPSKHIVFWSGESLQLADGLTIHRLGGHFKGGSVLHWSQGSEGKGILLTGDIIQVVADQQWMSFMYSYPNLIPLPANKVEEIAKRVKSLPFNRLYNAFHRVVKDDANEAVQRSAQRYISALEGKLFHT, encoded by the coding sequence ATGAAAAACTTTATTTGTACAACATGTGGCGTACAATATGCAGCAAGTGTAGAAGAACCAGTGAATTGTATGATTTGCAATGAGGAGAGACAGTATATTAATCCGAAAGGTCAATCTTGGACAACACTGGAGGATTTACAAGAGAGTAATACATATAAAAATGAAATCATTGAAGAAGAAACAGGGCTTTATAGTATTACAACAAAACCAGAATTTGCGATTGGCCAAACAACTTATTTGGTAAAAACAGATTCATATAATTTATTATGGGACTGTATTACTTATTTTGATGAAAATACAATTGAAAAGGTAAAAGAATTAGGAGAGTTAGATGCGATTGCGTTATCCCATCCACACTATTATTCTACTCAAGTTGAATGGGCAGAACGGTTCGATGTACCAATCTATATACATGAAGATGATAAACAGTGGGTTATGCGTCCGAGTAAACATATTGTTTTTTGGTCAGGAGAATCATTGCAATTAGCTGATGGACTCACTATACATCGTCTAGGCGGACATTTTAAAGGTGGTTCTGTTTTACACTGGTCACAGGGGAGTGAAGGGAAAGGGATTTTATTAACAGGCGATATTATTCAAGTTGTAGCGGACCAGCAGTGGATGAGCTTTATGTACAGCTATCCAAATTTAATTCCGTTACCAGCAAATAAAGTTGAAGAAATAGCTAAAAGAGTAAAGTCATTGCCTTTTAATCGTTTATACAACGCTTTTCACCGAGTAGTAAAAGATGATGCAAATGAGGCGGTTCAGCGTTCGGCACAGCGCTATATTTCAGCCTTAGAAGGGAAATTATTTCATACATAA
- a CDS encoding SGNH/GDSL hydrolase family protein, with the protein MNTLVCFGDSITDGEIFWNGEPRLTPRLQDLFPDWKIVNAGVSGDNTFDALRRIEEDVLSYEPTFVTAFFGANDAAFHKQVSLQEYKENLIEIVKKISPEKVLLISPAPVDEERQHARTNEVLSQYAKVVEEVAKQTGSYFLDLHSHMIQELEYKKFVENEDRDGLHFGETGYEYLSALIGEKLKGILE; encoded by the coding sequence ATGAACACATTAGTATGTTTTGGTGATAGTATTACAGATGGTGAAATATTCTGGAATGGCGAACCTAGATTAACTCCGCGTTTACAAGATTTATTTCCTGATTGGAAAATAGTAAATGCAGGTGTTTCTGGTGATAATACGTTCGATGCTTTGAGAAGAATAGAAGAAGATGTGTTATCTTATGAGCCGACATTTGTAACAGCCTTTTTTGGTGCGAATGATGCAGCGTTTCATAAACAAGTATCACTACAAGAATATAAAGAAAATTTAATCGAGATTGTGAAAAAAATCTCACCAGAAAAGGTGCTGCTAATTAGCCCGGCACCAGTGGATGAGGAAAGACAGCACGCAAGAACAAATGAAGTACTATCACAGTATGCAAAAGTGGTGGAAGAAGTGGCAAAACAAACAGGAAGTTATTTTCTTGATTTACATTCTCATATGATTCAAGAATTAGAGTATAAGAAGTTTGTAGAAAATGAAGATCGTGATGGGCTGCATTTTGGAGAGACTGGCTATGAATACTTATCAGCGTTAATCGGGGAGAAGTTAAAAGGAATTTTAGAATAA
- a CDS encoding DUF1272 domain-containing protein has translation MALEMKTNCQTCNTSLQTDSEAYICTYECTFCAPCTEKTNQVCPNCGGELVRRPKRKQ, from the coding sequence ATGGCATTAGAAATGAAAACAAACTGTCAAACTTGCAACACTTCACTTCAAACAGATTCGGAGGCTTATATTTGTACGTATGAATGTACATTTTGTGCACCATGCACAGAAAAAACGAATCAAGTGTGTCCAAACTGCGGTGGTGAATTAGTACGTAGACCAAAAAGGAAACAATAA
- a CDS encoding cysteine hydrolase family protein, producing the protein MNRLPKNAALILVDIQKGFDDSYWGQRNNIHAETNMELILQTWRKTNRPVIHVQHISNKENHPLRKESSGSEFKDFATPLPNEPVFQKNVNSAFIGTNLEAYLREHNYETAVIIGLTTDYCVSTSARMAGNLGFSTYVVSDATATFGRISYDGNYHHAEDIHKLALVSLHEMFATVLATNKLIDLL; encoded by the coding sequence ATGAATCGATTACCTAAAAATGCTGCACTTATTCTAGTTGATATTCAAAAAGGATTCGATGATTCTTACTGGGGACAACGCAATAATATACATGCTGAAACAAACATGGAGCTTATATTACAAACATGGAGAAAAACAAATCGTCCTGTAATTCATGTGCAGCACATCTCAAATAAAGAAAATCACCCATTAAGAAAAGAAAGCAGCGGAAGTGAATTTAAAGACTTTGCTACTCCACTTCCAAATGAACCAGTATTTCAAAAAAATGTGAATAGCGCTTTTATCGGAACCAATTTAGAAGCATATTTACGAGAACACAATTATGAAACTGCCGTCATTATCGGTTTAACAACGGACTATTGCGTATCCACTTCAGCACGTATGGCTGGTAATTTAGGTTTTTCAACTTATGTCGTTTCAGATGCGACAGCTACATTTGGTAGAATCTCATATGATGGAAATTATCATCATGCAGAAGATATCCATAAGCTTGCATTAGTAAGTCTTCATGAAATGTTTGCTACCGTTTTAGCAACTAACAAACTTATAGATTTGCTTTAA